Proteins co-encoded in one Stomoxys calcitrans chromosome 5, idStoCalc2.1, whole genome shotgun sequence genomic window:
- the LOC131998028 gene encoding eukaryotic initiation factor 4A-like, with protein sequence MLKDELTLESIKQFYINVKQENSKLCTLCNLYDTRSITQSLIFCNTRRMVDQLIEEMKAHNCTVSAMHDDMKQRDRQLIMKQIRSGSSRILITTDLLARGIDVQQVSLVINYDLPSNREKYIHRIGRGGRFGRKGVAINFITDDDRRILKGSEQFCQRTIEEMPANIADLI encoded by the exons ATGCTT AAGGACGAACTTACCCTTGAAAgtattaaacaattttatatCAACGTCAAGCAAGAAAAttcgaaactttgcacattgtGTAATTTGTACGACACACGTTCAATTACCCAATCGCTGATTTTCTGCAACACCAGACGCATG GTCGATCAACTAATTGAAGAGATGAAAGCCCATAATTGTACTGTTTCGGCAATGCATGATGATATGAAACAACGAGATCGTCAATTGATTATGAAACAAATTCGTTCTGGCTCGTCTCGTATATTGATTACAACCGATTTATTGGCTCGTGGAATTGATGTCCAGCAAGTATCATTGGTTATTAACTATGATTTGCCGTCAAATAGAGAAAAATACATTCACAG AATCGGTCGTGGCGGTCGTTTTGGCCGTAAAGGTGTAGCCATCAACTTCATTACAGACGACGATCGTAGAATTCTTAAAGGTTCTGAACAATTTTGTCAAAGAACTATTGAGGAGATGCCCGCTAACATCGCTGATCTAATTTAA